Proteins found in one Neodiprion lecontei isolate iyNeoLeco1 chromosome 6, iyNeoLeco1.1, whole genome shotgun sequence genomic segment:
- the LOC124295034 gene encoding uncharacterized protein LOC124295034 isoform X1, which translates to MELLLKYNAELKDCVKNLLAQSASKKLTKSCPTVNENSKSNLLVRKLMRISDKQSQAESCGNRYDCTVKKFASYIFMIGGRLSYETLCANLPLPSPSSVSRYLLENGPDIIEGQLRLQELKNYLIKADLPLVIWVSEDATRITGTVQYDPKTNQLIGLVLPTDKNGMPKCKSFMATSPKVMEETMQNIPIASLAYTIMAQPLQKNAASFCLCIFGTDNKFTAEHVLNRFQFIYEQCQQFGIRVLGFSSDGDPRLLKAMRIESQIGISNLDLLFGKENWTWFNSEFCSEYFVCQDTVHIGTKLRNRFIKNSIVLPMGNNIATVSHLKLLIQSQSKDKHQITYSDLDPKDKMNFPSVQKICQENVRKLLNDTVPGSEGTCQYLKILHNTVVSYIDSELTPLERIFSIWYSVFCLRMWRAWISANDSYTLGKNFITSNCYTCIEINAHTLIDVIIRLRDSDQPELFLPSLYSSQPCESFFRQVRSMSSTYSTIVNCSMMDIIHRLNRIQVQNEIIIEESENIIFPRFRERKSVINVNTYPLPSNQEIQKTVEDAKCRAIEDLGNLGIFFNNILCTLPFSAKSIQLDSDDESDSEEISEETESANEDTISAELEHDMITLQSVTGTLELKNYSTQTVQLNETSPFAVVRDSSQAEYVVRKSSICWLLNKTKHRLSSDRLQRVREIELPHLSKKESATRSNTVEENPEISIGTWMLFREDTEAETKYRVGLVLGFVYLTGKTDPQREYSRLSADVNNESIGVLCTWYRLISSSLRPAPVGSHDYKCISGYMRTLPTPQIVDGHIFYSDLVLKLILEIIPTTSLQGKDANIGNFVLIEFLTKKTKKYYIGVVKSIQSRDRDCEEDYEVKFMRKVTNSSSSIFVFPDVDDTSYVTGDQIKLILSNPKIDRRRHHVFSDSDLLEYAVI; encoded by the exons ATGGAATTGCTGTTGAAATATAATGCAGAATTAAAGgattgcgtgaaaaatttattagcaCAATCGgcatcgaaaaaattaacgaagtCTTGTCCAACAGTCAATGAAAACAGTAAAAGTAACTTGTTAGTACGAAAATTGATGAGAATTTCTGACAAACAAAGTCAGGCCGAATCTTGCGGGAACAGATACGATTGCACAGTGAAAAAGTTTGCATCGTATATTTTCATGATTGGTGGAAGATTGTCGTACGAAACGTTATGCGCGAACTTGCCTCTACCATCCCCCTCATCTGTCAGTCGGTATTTGTTAGAAAACGGACCAGACATCATTGAAGGGCAGCTTCGATTgcaggaattgaaaaattacttaaTCAAGGCCGACCTGCCTCTAGTCATATGGGTAAGCGAAGATGCGACGCGTATTACTGGCACCGTGCAATATGACCCAAAAACTAACCAATTAATTGGGTTGGTATTACCAACAGATAAAAATGGAATGCCTAAGTGCAAATCTTTCATGGCAACGTCACCAAAAGTAATGGAAGAAACGATGCAAAATATTCCAATTGCTTCTTTGGCGTACACAATTATGGCACAGcctttacaaaaaaatgcgGCGTCATTTTGTCTGTGCATATTTGGAACCGACAATAAATTCACAGCCGAACACGTGCTTAACAGATTCCAATTTATTTACGAACAATGTCAGCAATTCGGAATAAGAGTATTAGGATTTTCTTCGGATGGTGATCCAAGATTGTTAAAAGCGATGAGGATTGAAAGCCAAATAGGTATTTCGAATCTTGATTTACTCTTTGGTAAAGAAAATTGGACATGGTTCAACAGTGAATTTTGCAGTGAGTACTTTGTTTGCCAGGATACTGTACACATTGGTACAAAGCTAAGAAATCGCTTCATCAAAAACTCAATTGTTCTGCCGATGGGAAACAATATAGCGACTGTTAGTCACCTGAAACTATTGATACAGTCACAATCTAAAGACAAACACCAGATAACTTATTCTGACTTGGACCCAAAGGATAAAATGAATTTCCCTTCTgttcaaaaaatatgtcaagAAAATGTCAGAAAATTACTCAATGATACAGTACCTGGCAGCGAAGGAACATGTcagtatttgaaaatactaCATAACACCGTAGTTTCATACATCGATTCTGAATTAACGCCGTTGGAAAGAATATTTAGCATCTGGTATTCTGTGTTTTGTTTAAGGATGTGGCGTGCATGGATTTCGGCAAATGACAGTTACACTTTgggcaaaaattttataacttcCAACTGTTACACATGCATTGAAATAAATGCTCATACGCTTATTGACGTCATCATACGCCTGAGAGATTCGGACCAACCAGAACTCTTCCTGCCATCTTTATATAGTAGTCAACCATGTGAAAGCTTTTTCCGACAAGTCCGTTCAATGTCATCCACGTACTCGACTATTGTCAACTGCAGCATGATGGACATCATTCATCGTCTCAATAGAATTCAAGTACAAAATGAAATCATCATCGAAGAGtcagaaaatattatatttccaAGATTTAGGGAGAGAAAAAGTGTAATCAATGTCAACACATATCCACTACCTTCTAATCAAGAAATACAGAAAACCGTTGAAGACGCGAAATGTCGAGCTATTGAAGATCTCGGGAACCttggtatatttttcaacaatatctTATGTACACTGCCTTTTTCTGCAAAGTCTATTCAACTAGACTCAGACGACGAATCTGACAGCGAAGAAATCAGCGAGGAAACGGAGAGCGCAAATGAAGACACTATATCTGCAGAACTTGAACATGATATGATTACGTTGCAGTCTGTAACAGGAACTTTGGAACTCAAAAATTACTCCACCCAAACAGTTCAACTAAATGAAACGAGTCCATTTGCAGTCGTGCGTGATTCGTCGCAAGCCGAATACGTCGTTAGAAAATCGTCCATTTGTTGGCTGCTTAATAAAACCAAGCACCGTTTAAGTAGCGACAGACTTCAGAGAGTACGAGAAATCGAACTGCCGCATTTGTCCAAGAAG GAATCAGCTACTAGATCAAATACTGTCGAAGAGAATCCGGAAATAAGTATAGGGACATGGATGCTTTTTAGAGAAGACACTGAGGCAGAAACGAAATACAGAGTAGGCCTTGTTCTTGGATTCGTCTATCTAACTGGAAAAACAGACCCACAAAGAGAATACTCCAGATTAAGCGCTGACGTCAATAATGAAAGTATTGGCGTACTATGTACCTGGTATAGATTAATAAGTTCTAGTCTCCGTCCGGCACCAGTGGGGTCACATGATTACAAATGCATTTCTGGATATATGCGAACTTTACCAACACCACAGATAGTTGATgggcatattttttattcggatTTAGTTTTGAAACTAATCCTCGAGATTATTCCTACAACTTCACTCCAAG gtAAAGATGCAAATATCGGAAATTTTGTGCTGATCGAATTTCTCAccaaaaaaaccaaaaaatactACATCGGCGTTGTTAAAAGTATCCAATCAAGAGACAGAGATTGCGAGGAAGATTATGAAGTCAAATTCATGCGAAAAGTGACGAATTCGTCGAGCTCCATATTCGTTTTTCCAGATGTGGACGATACAAGTTATGTAACAGGAGATCAAATAAAGCTAATTCTGAGCAACCCGAAAATTGACCGAAGACGTCATCATGTATTCAGTGATTCTGATTTGTTAGAGTACGCTGTGATTTAA
- the LOC124295034 gene encoding uncharacterized protein LOC124295034 isoform X2, whose protein sequence is MWRAWISANDSYTLGKNFITSNCYTCIEINAHTLIDVIIRLRDSDQPELFLPSLYSSQPCESFFRQVRSMSSTYSTIVNCSMMDIIHRLNRIQVQNEIIIEESENIIFPRFRERKSVINVNTYPLPSNQEIQKTVEDAKCRAIEDLGNLGIFFNNILCTLPFSAKSIQLDSDDESDSEEISEETESANEDTISAELEHDMITLQSVTGTLELKNYSTQTVQLNETSPFAVVRDSSQAEYVVRKSSICWLLNKTKHRLSSDRLQRVREIELPHLSKKESATRSNTVEENPEISIGTWMLFREDTEAETKYRVGLVLGFVYLTGKTDPQREYSRLSADVNNESIGVLCTWYRLISSSLRPAPVGSHDYKCISGYMRTLPTPQIVDGHIFYSDLVLKLILEIIPTTSLQGKDANIGNFVLIEFLTKKTKKYYIGVVKSIQSRDRDCEEDYEVKFMRKVTNSSSSIFVFPDVDDTSYVTGDQIKLILSNPKIDRRRHHVFSDSDLLEYAVI, encoded by the exons ATGTGGCGTGCATGGATTTCGGCAAATGACAGTTACACTTTgggcaaaaattttataacttcCAACTGTTACACATGCATTGAAATAAATGCTCATACGCTTATTGACGTCATCATACGCCTGAGAGATTCGGACCAACCAGAACTCTTCCTGCCATCTTTATATAGTAGTCAACCATGTGAAAGCTTTTTCCGACAAGTCCGTTCAATGTCATCCACGTACTCGACTATTGTCAACTGCAGCATGATGGACATCATTCATCGTCTCAATAGAATTCAAGTACAAAATGAAATCATCATCGAAGAGtcagaaaatattatatttccaAGATTTAGGGAGAGAAAAAGTGTAATCAATGTCAACACATATCCACTACCTTCTAATCAAGAAATACAGAAAACCGTTGAAGACGCGAAATGTCGAGCTATTGAAGATCTCGGGAACCttggtatatttttcaacaatatctTATGTACACTGCCTTTTTCTGCAAAGTCTATTCAACTAGACTCAGACGACGAATCTGACAGCGAAGAAATCAGCGAGGAAACGGAGAGCGCAAATGAAGACACTATATCTGCAGAACTTGAACATGATATGATTACGTTGCAGTCTGTAACAGGAACTTTGGAACTCAAAAATTACTCCACCCAAACAGTTCAACTAAATGAAACGAGTCCATTTGCAGTCGTGCGTGATTCGTCGCAAGCCGAATACGTCGTTAGAAAATCGTCCATTTGTTGGCTGCTTAATAAAACCAAGCACCGTTTAAGTAGCGACAGACTTCAGAGAGTACGAGAAATCGAACTGCCGCATTTGTCCAAGAAG GAATCAGCTACTAGATCAAATACTGTCGAAGAGAATCCGGAAATAAGTATAGGGACATGGATGCTTTTTAGAGAAGACACTGAGGCAGAAACGAAATACAGAGTAGGCCTTGTTCTTGGATTCGTCTATCTAACTGGAAAAACAGACCCACAAAGAGAATACTCCAGATTAAGCGCTGACGTCAATAATGAAAGTATTGGCGTACTATGTACCTGGTATAGATTAATAAGTTCTAGTCTCCGTCCGGCACCAGTGGGGTCACATGATTACAAATGCATTTCTGGATATATGCGAACTTTACCAACACCACAGATAGTTGATgggcatattttttattcggatTTAGTTTTGAAACTAATCCTCGAGATTATTCCTACAACTTCACTCCAAG gtAAAGATGCAAATATCGGAAATTTTGTGCTGATCGAATTTCTCAccaaaaaaaccaaaaaatactACATCGGCGTTGTTAAAAGTATCCAATCAAGAGACAGAGATTGCGAGGAAGATTATGAAGTCAAATTCATGCGAAAAGTGACGAATTCGTCGAGCTCCATATTCGTTTTTCCAGATGTGGACGATACAAGTTATGTAACAGGAGATCAAATAAAGCTAATTCTGAGCAACCCGAAAATTGACCGAAGACGTCATCATGTATTCAGTGATTCTGATTTGTTAGAGTACGCTGTGATTTAA